From a region of the Terriglobia bacterium genome:
- the ileS gene encoding isoleucine--tRNA ligase, giving the protein MKANLPQNEPKMLERWDQMRLYDRIRQARKGAPIYVMHDGPPYANDVIHLGTALNKTVKDLVVKTKTMAGFDAPYVPGWDCHGLPIEIKVDKQLGGKKRDMPAIEVRRACRAHAEKYVDIQRQQFKRIGTFGRWDDPYLTMSPQYESWVLRTLYDIFEKGLVYKGLRPVYWCIHDRTALAEAEVEYEPHTSPSIWVKYALTSDPAKIDPALAGKKVNTIIWTTTPWTLPASMAVAFHPDLDYVALESGGEVYLVAEPLAEATVQACKLANTHSVAKFSGRNLEYAAFAHPFLDRKILGVLATYVTTDQGTGAVHTAPSHGADDFYTGVKYKLDQTCNVDAAGRLHNGLPEYEGLTVFKANEPIIELLKSRGVLMGRDNIEHSYPHCWRCHNPVIFRATEQWFISMDAPMDGSSLRQRSLEEIKKVKWDPAWGEERITNMVAERPDWCISRQRVWGVPIAFFFCAACDELLKSKDVNGAVVDLVAREGVDAWYTREAATILPSGTKCPKCSGTKFRKEMDIIDVWFESGCSHAAVLGHESGLPWPADLYAEGGDQYRGWFHSSLLCAVGSKSAAPYRTVSTIGWTLDPQGRAMSKSLGNTVDPVQVADKLGGEILRLWVSSVDFREDVRNSDEMMQRLAELYRKIRNTFRFILGNLDGFDPARHVVSFDRMPPIDRHMLLRTADFSRDVQKWYETFEFHKVYQAVLNFCITDLSAVYFDVLKDRLYTFAPDNEARRSAQTAIWRIGEALVRLLAPIMSFTCEEVWQYLPKVEGRADSVHLALFPQAEEVTGKIVSTTGLDQLRTDWASLLAVRDEVLKALESARNNKLIGSGLEARVSVVAAEAIYSVLQKYAPELRYLFIVSAVEVERAAGGNGGAGIKVEVSKAPGQKCERCWNYSSRVGQNAAYPTVCERCTAALEEIAAAG; this is encoded by the coding sequence ATGAAGGCCAACCTGCCGCAGAACGAGCCCAAGATGCTCGAGCGCTGGGACCAGATGCGCCTCTACGACCGCATCCGGCAGGCCCGGAAGGGTGCGCCCATCTACGTGATGCACGACGGCCCGCCTTACGCCAACGACGTCATACACCTGGGCACGGCGCTCAATAAGACGGTCAAAGACCTGGTGGTGAAAACCAAGACCATGGCCGGCTTCGACGCCCCATACGTCCCCGGCTGGGACTGCCACGGCCTGCCCATCGAAATTAAGGTGGACAAGCAGCTCGGCGGCAAGAAGCGGGACATGCCGGCCATCGAGGTGCGCCGGGCCTGCCGCGCCCATGCCGAGAAGTACGTGGACATACAGCGGCAGCAATTCAAGCGCATCGGGACCTTCGGACGCTGGGACGACCCCTACCTGACCATGTCGCCGCAGTACGAGTCCTGGGTGCTGCGCACGCTCTACGATATCTTCGAGAAGGGCCTGGTCTACAAAGGCCTTCGCCCCGTGTACTGGTGCATCCACGACCGCACCGCGCTGGCCGAAGCCGAGGTCGAATACGAACCGCACACTAGCCCCAGCATCTGGGTGAAATACGCGCTCACCAGCGACCCGGCGAAGATCGATCCCGCACTAGCCGGCAAGAAGGTCAACACCATCATCTGGACGACCACCCCCTGGACCCTGCCGGCTTCCATGGCGGTGGCGTTTCATCCCGATCTTGACTACGTCGCGCTGGAGTCCGGAGGAGAGGTGTACCTCGTTGCCGAGCCTCTGGCGGAAGCCACCGTCCAGGCCTGCAAACTGGCCAACACTCACTCCGTGGCGAAGTTCTCCGGCCGCAACCTGGAGTACGCCGCCTTCGCCCACCCATTCCTCGACCGCAAGATCCTCGGCGTACTGGCGACTTACGTCACGACGGACCAAGGCACGGGCGCGGTGCATACGGCTCCCTCGCACGGCGCCGACGATTTCTATACCGGCGTGAAGTACAAGCTCGACCAGACCTGCAACGTGGATGCGGCTGGGCGGCTGCACAACGGCTTGCCTGAGTACGAAGGCCTTACGGTATTCAAGGCCAATGAGCCGATCATCGAGCTCCTGAAGTCGCGCGGCGTGCTCATGGGCCGCGACAACATCGAACATTCGTACCCACACTGCTGGCGCTGCCACAACCCGGTCATCTTCCGCGCCACCGAGCAGTGGTTCATCTCCATGGACGCACCCATGGACGGAAGCAGCCTGCGCCAGCGATCGCTGGAAGAGATCAAGAAAGTAAAATGGGACCCGGCGTGGGGCGAAGAGCGCATCACCAACATGGTGGCCGAGCGGCCCGACTGGTGCATTTCGCGCCAGCGCGTCTGGGGCGTGCCCATCGCCTTTTTCTTCTGCGCGGCCTGCGACGAATTGCTCAAGTCAAAGGACGTGAACGGAGCGGTAGTCGACCTGGTTGCGCGCGAAGGCGTGGATGCCTGGTACACCAGGGAAGCTGCCACCATCCTTCCTTCCGGCACCAAGTGCCCCAAGTGTAGCGGCACAAAGTTCCGCAAGGAGATGGACATCATCGACGTGTGGTTCGAATCCGGATGCAGCCACGCGGCTGTGCTGGGGCACGAGTCCGGGCTGCCCTGGCCCGCCGATCTCTACGCCGAGGGTGGTGACCAATATCGCGGCTGGTTCCACTCCTCCCTTCTGTGCGCCGTCGGTTCCAAGAGCGCAGCGCCCTATCGCACTGTGTCGACCATCGGCTGGACCCTCGATCCGCAGGGGCGCGCCATGTCGAAGTCCCTCGGCAACACCGTCGATCCAGTGCAAGTGGCGGACAAGCTGGGCGGGGAGATTCTGCGCCTCTGGGTTTCCTCAGTCGACTTCCGGGAAGACGTGCGCAATTCCGATGAGATGATGCAGCGGCTGGCGGAACTCTATCGCAAGATCCGCAACACCTTCCGCTTCATCCTCGGGAACCTCGACGGCTTCGACCCGGCGCGGCATGTCGTTTCATTCGATCGCATGCCGCCCATCGACCGGCACATGCTTCTGCGCACCGCCGATTTCAGCCGCGACGTGCAGAAGTGGTACGAAACATTCGAATTCCACAAGGTCTACCAGGCGGTGCTGAACTTTTGCATTACCGACCTCAGCGCCGTGTACTTCGACGTGCTCAAGGACCGACTCTACACCTTCGCGCCCGACAACGAGGCGCGCCGCTCCGCCCAGACCGCCATCTGGCGCATCGGCGAAGCGCTGGTCCGCCTGCTGGCGCCCATCATGAGCTTCACCTGCGAAGAAGTCTGGCAATACCTTCCCAAGGTCGAGGGCCGCGCCGACAGCGTCCACCTGGCGCTCTTTCCCCAGGCGGAAGAGGTCACCGGGAAGATTGTCTCCACAACCGGCCTCGACCAGCTGCGTACCGACTGGGCTTCGCTGCTCGCCGTGCGCGACGAGGTCCTGAAGGCTCTCGAGTCCGCCCGCAACAACAAGCTGATCGGAAGCGGGTTAGAAGCCAGGGTAAGTGTCGTCGCAGCGGAAGCCATCTACTCGGTGCTGCAAAAGTACGCGCCCGAGCTGCGATACTTGTTCATCGTCTCTGCCGTCGAGGTGGAGCGTGCTGCCGGCGGCAATGGCGGTGCGGGCATCAAGGTAGAGGTGAGCAAGGCGCCGGGCCAGAAATGCGAGCGTTGCTGGAACTACTCGAGCCGTGTGGGCCAGAATGCGGCCTATCCCACCGTCTGCGAGCGCTGCACGGCTGCCCTGGAAGAGATCGCTGCTGCAGGATGA
- a CDS encoding energy transducer TonB, translating to MENVEQSWWSSLKSNLHDVFFPEKLPPLQLTSKPVKVRDIWGAYDNRKQATATSLVIHAGMVVLLIAMSLAGAKVVQQVRTQESVQLVAPDLSDYVPISAKKNDTIGGGGGGGDRDKLQAPKGKLPKLSMEQITPPAVVIRNENPKLAVEPTVVIPPQVKLPANGLPNLGDPLSKVVGPPSNGVGSGGGIGSGSGGGVGSGSGPGVGPGSGGGIGGGVFRVGGGVSAPRAIATPDPEYSEEARKAKYQGVVLLWLVVGPDGRPHDIRVSRSLGMGLDQKAVEAVKQWKFEPAMKDGRPVAVQINVEVNFRLY from the coding sequence ATGGAGAACGTCGAACAGTCCTGGTGGAGTTCGCTCAAGAGCAACCTGCACGATGTCTTCTTTCCGGAGAAGCTGCCACCGCTGCAACTAACCTCGAAGCCGGTAAAGGTGCGCGACATCTGGGGCGCGTACGACAATCGCAAGCAGGCGACAGCCACTTCGCTAGTCATCCACGCAGGCATGGTGGTGTTGCTGATCGCGATGTCCCTCGCAGGCGCCAAGGTAGTGCAGCAGGTCAGGACGCAGGAGTCGGTGCAGTTGGTAGCACCTGACCTATCGGACTACGTTCCCATCTCTGCGAAGAAGAATGACACCATCGGCGGTGGCGGTGGCGGCGGTGACCGCGACAAGTTACAGGCCCCCAAGGGTAAGCTGCCCAAGCTTTCGATGGAGCAGATCACGCCCCCGGCGGTAGTGATCCGCAATGAGAACCCGAAGCTGGCGGTGGAGCCCACGGTCGTGATCCCGCCGCAGGTGAAGCTCCCGGCGAATGGGCTGCCCAACCTGGGCGACCCGTTGTCGAAGGTGGTGGGCCCGCCGTCGAACGGCGTGGGCTCTGGTGGCGGGATCGGATCCGGCTCCGGCGGAGGGGTTGGATCTGGCAGCGGACCTGGCGTAGGCCCCGGCTCCGGGGGTGGGATCGGCGGCGGCGTCTTCCGCGTGGGCGGAGGCGTATCGGCGCCGCGGGCGATCGCCACGCCTGATCCGGAATACTCCGAAGAAGCCCGCAAGGCCAAGTACCAGGGCGTGGTTTTGCTGTGGCTCGTCGTGGGGCCGGACGGCAGGCCACACGACATCCGCGTGTCGCGCAGTCTGGGCATGGGGCTGGATCAGAAGGCGGTCGAAGCCGTCAAACAATGGAAGTTTGAGCCCGCGATGAAGGACGGCCGTCCGGTCGCGGTGCAGATCAACGTGGAAGTGAATTTCCGGCTGTACTAG
- a CDS encoding ATP-binding cassette domain-containing protein, protein MSIELKHVSKVYPARAEGNGGVIRALDDVGLSVTPGEWLAIMGPSGSGKSTLVNLIGCLDQPSSGEIWLEGENVGALSAAELTRFRAEKIGFVFQQFHLIPYLTALENVMLAQYFHSMTDEKEALEALERVGLADRAHHLPAHLSGGEQQRVCIARALINDPKIVLADEPTGNLDAQNEEIVLRLLRELHAQGCTIIMVTHDPVMARLAERRIDLHHGRIAAHEIFSMSDEEQFDEVLEEMWVLHEHGELAEVGRMSVDGVLPVSLAVEKMAELGLISVRPHPPEPHDHKHVVNPCHDQIHPGEVGTADGSLLVEFTDRGRAKAADIIRRHRLAERLFTQTLEMENEAEIEQQACKFEHILSPEATEKICTFLGHPEKCPHGAPIPAGTCCTKVRAAKAVAANTPVYGD, encoded by the coding sequence GTGTCCATCGAGCTCAAACACGTCAGCAAGGTTTATCCGGCACGGGCGGAAGGCAATGGTGGAGTGATCCGCGCGCTCGACGACGTAGGGCTGTCGGTGACGCCCGGCGAGTGGCTCGCTATCATGGGCCCCTCCGGCTCCGGGAAATCGACGCTGGTGAACCTGATCGGGTGCCTCGACCAGCCAAGCTCGGGCGAGATCTGGCTCGAAGGCGAGAACGTTGGCGCCCTGTCGGCCGCCGAACTGACCCGCTTCCGCGCCGAAAAGATCGGCTTTGTCTTCCAGCAGTTCCACCTGATCCCCTATCTCACCGCGCTAGAGAACGTCATGCTGGCGCAGTACTTCCACAGCATGACCGATGAGAAAGAAGCGCTCGAGGCGCTGGAACGCGTAGGCCTGGCCGACCGCGCGCATCATCTGCCGGCACACCTCTCCGGCGGCGAGCAGCAGCGCGTCTGCATCGCCCGCGCGCTGATCAACGACCCCAAGATCGTCCTGGCCGATGAGCCCACCGGCAACCTGGACGCACAGAACGAGGAGATCGTGCTGCGCCTGCTGCGTGAGCTCCACGCCCAAGGGTGCACCATCATCATGGTGACCCACGACCCGGTCATGGCGCGGCTGGCCGAGCGCCGCATCGACCTGCACCACGGCCGCATCGCCGCGCACGAGATCTTCTCTATGTCCGACGAAGAGCAGTTTGACGAGGTGCTGGAGGAAATGTGGGTGCTCCACGAGCATGGCGAGCTTGCGGAGGTCGGCCGCATGTCGGTGGACGGCGTGCTGCCGGTCTCCCTTGCGGTCGAGAAGATGGCGGAGCTGGGCCTGATCAGCGTGCGGCCGCATCCCCCGGAGCCGCACGACCACAAACACGTGGTAAATCCCTGCCACGATCAGATCCATCCCGGCGAGGTTGGCACGGCTGACGGCAGCCTGCTCGTCGAGTTCACCGACCGGGGCCGCGCCAAGGCCGCCGACATCATCCGCCGCCACCGCCTGGCCGAGCGGCTCTTCACCCAGACGCTGGAGATGGAGAACGAAGCCGAGATCGAGCAGCAGGCCTGCAAGTTCGAGCACATCCTCTCGCCCGAGGCCACCGAAAAGATCTGCACCTTCCTCGGCCACCCGGAGAAGTGCCCGCACGGCGCGCCCATCCCGGCTGGAACGTGCTGCACAAAGGTCCGCGCTGCGAAAGCGGTCGCAGCCAACACCCCGGTGTACGGCGACTGA
- a CDS encoding ABC transporter permease: MTKRQMFLRLLTQPTLVRRGRTLTALLAVVVAASVATATLNLYTDVQAKLHKEFRSYGANVVVTARDGQSLPSDALSRIDSLLAGHGMAVPYSYVVAKTSDGTPIVAAGVDFERVRRLNNWWSVTAWPSGSGQGLVGVRALAALSSRDKNFKLIFNNHPVNFAATGILKTGSGEDSRVYLALDEFVAWSGVPTSTIEIAVTGSTVEISQMIAKIAEAVPGAKVEPVRQIVEAEGRVLNKTRLALLASTLLIVLTAALCMLATLTASVLDRRKDFAVMKALGASERTVNAVFAAEAATLGALGAVLGFLAGLGIAFLIGRLNFNAAVSPRFAIFPAVLLGSVLVSLGSALVPLALLKRVQPATILRGE, encoded by the coding sequence ATGACCAAGAGGCAGATGTTCCTGCGCTTGCTCACCCAGCCCACACTGGTGCGCCGCGGTCGCACCCTGACGGCGTTGCTTGCAGTAGTGGTTGCGGCTTCGGTCGCCACGGCCACCTTGAACCTGTATACCGACGTACAGGCGAAGCTGCACAAGGAGTTCCGCAGCTACGGCGCCAACGTCGTCGTGACCGCGAGGGACGGCCAGTCGCTTCCCTCCGACGCTCTCTCCCGCATCGATTCCCTGCTCGCCGGGCACGGCATGGCGGTTCCCTACTCGTATGTCGTCGCCAAAACCTCGGATGGCACACCGATCGTCGCAGCCGGGGTTGACTTCGAGCGAGTCCGCAGGCTGAACAACTGGTGGTCCGTGACCGCGTGGCCTAGTGGAAGCGGCCAGGGGCTGGTTGGAGTACGCGCTCTCGCGGCCCTCTCATCGAGGGACAAGAACTTCAAGCTTATCTTTAATAATCACCCTGTAAACTTCGCTGCAACGGGGATATTGAAGACTGGCTCTGGCGAAGATAGCCGCGTATATCTTGCGCTCGACGAGTTCGTCGCCTGGTCCGGCGTGCCCACCTCCACCATCGAGATCGCGGTGACCGGCTCCACCGTGGAAATCTCGCAGATGATTGCCAAGATCGCGGAGGCTGTCCCCGGGGCGAAGGTCGAGCCAGTGCGCCAGATCGTCGAGGCCGAAGGACGCGTCCTGAACAAGACCCGCTTGGCACTGCTGGCCTCGACCTTGCTCATCGTTCTGACAGCAGCGCTTTGCATGCTGGCTACGCTCACCGCCTCTGTGCTCGATCGCCGCAAGGACTTTGCCGTCATGAAGGCGCTGGGCGCATCGGAGCGGACGGTCAACGCCGTCTTCGCCGCGGAAGCCGCCACCCTGGGCGCGCTCGGCGCCGTGCTGGGCTTCCTCGCCGGGCTGGGGATCGCCTTCCTGATCGGCAGATTGAACTTCAATGCTGCGGTTTCGCCACGGTTCGCCATCTTCCCTGCTGTGTTGCTGGGAAGCGTGCTGGTATCTCTGGGATCCGCGCTCGTTCCCCTGGCCCTGCTGAAGCGGGTACAGCCGGCCACGATTTTGAGAGGAGAGTAG
- a CDS encoding ABC transporter permease, translating to MFLRLVYQSFLRQKRRKLLAGVAITLGVAVATAMIAVATDIGDKMNRELRSYGANIVVYPQEDTLDVEIGGVNLKPASDGAFLDEKDLPAIKGTFWRHNIAGFSPFLPARAKVGMTDVELVGTYFNKELKYGDDTFRTGVIITHPWWKVKGAWPADDSTQVLAGESLAAKLGIKTGDQIEIAGRKLQISGLLSTGGPEDQQIVGPLSLAQQVVGRPGAVRRILVSAMTKPEDAFGRRDPNSMSPVDRDRWYCSPYANAIAFQIMEVIPHARAEQIRQVAQNEGVVLSRIKGLMLLVTLAALIASALAVSAAMATAIFERKREVGLMKAIGAGNFAVGALFFTEAALLALLGGVVGFAAGVGMAQQIGRWIFSSRVAVQPVLFPVVLAVAVLVTFAGSAASIRKAMRFDPAIVLRGDA from the coding sequence ATGTTCCTCCGCCTCGTCTATCAATCGTTCCTGCGGCAAAAGCGGCGCAAGCTGCTGGCCGGTGTGGCCATCACTCTGGGCGTGGCCGTGGCCACGGCCATGATCGCCGTCGCCACCGACATCGGCGACAAGATGAATCGCGAGCTGCGCAGCTACGGCGCCAACATCGTCGTCTATCCGCAAGAGGACACGCTCGATGTCGAGATCGGCGGAGTGAACCTGAAGCCCGCCAGCGATGGCGCCTTCTTAGACGAGAAAGACCTGCCGGCGATCAAGGGCACCTTCTGGCGTCACAACATCGCCGGTTTCTCGCCCTTCCTGCCGGCGCGCGCGAAAGTGGGCATGACCGACGTCGAGTTGGTCGGCACGTACTTCAACAAGGAGCTCAAGTACGGCGACGACACATTCCGCACCGGCGTGATCATCACCCATCCCTGGTGGAAGGTGAAGGGAGCCTGGCCGGCCGACGATTCCACGCAGGTCCTGGCCGGCGAATCGCTCGCCGCCAAGCTCGGCATCAAGACCGGTGACCAGATCGAGATTGCAGGACGAAAGCTACAGATCTCCGGCCTGCTCAGCACCGGAGGTCCGGAGGACCAGCAGATCGTCGGCCCCCTCTCGCTTGCGCAGCAAGTCGTCGGCCGCCCCGGCGCGGTACGCCGCATCCTGGTCAGCGCCATGACCAAGCCGGAAGACGCCTTCGGCCGCCGGGATCCCAACAGCATGAGCCCGGTGGACCGAGACCGCTGGTATTGCTCGCCGTACGCGAACGCCATCGCCTTCCAGATCATGGAAGTGATCCCGCACGCCCGGGCGGAGCAGATCCGCCAGGTAGCGCAGAACGAGGGCGTAGTCCTCTCGCGCATCAAGGGCCTGATGCTGCTGGTCACGTTGGCCGCGCTGATCGCCTCGGCGCTGGCGGTGTCGGCGGCCATGGCTACTGCTATCTTCGAGCGCAAACGTGAAGTGGGCCTGATGAAGGCCATTGGCGCCGGCAATTTCGCTGTGGGCGCGCTGTTCTTCACCGAGGCCGCATTGCTGGCCTTGCTCGGGGGCGTGGTCGGATTCGCCGCAGGTGTGGGCATGGCGCAACAGATCGGCCGCTGGATCTTCTCGTCGCGAGTCGCCGTTCAACCGGTTCTCTTCCCCGTGGTGCTGGCTGTGGCCGTGTTGGTGACCTTTGCTGGAAGCGCGGCGTCCATCCGGAAGGCCATGCGGTTCGACCCGGCGATCGTCCTGCGAGGTGACGCATGA
- a CDS encoding Fe-S-containing protein has product MLQALIVTLREGVEAALIVGITLAYLAKIGRQDLRKSVYAALAAGFLGSIGVAVLLSRTGFNQDVFEGWVMLAAAFFVVTMIIFMARTSKALKGNIESKVGSLATRSSRIGLFAFVFIMVLREGVETVLILSAVSLNSTELMNFLGTLVGVTLAVVFGVMFVKGSVRINLGKFFKVTTVILVFVAIQLTIAGLHELSENGVLPSSKKEMALIGPIVRNDLFFFITILALAAMMALFEYRRRVPVVAPDASRAERRKANWTARRERLWMASIYASSFLFILLVTAEFIYAKSTSALSPATEVQFVNGQVTLPINTLGKDDFQRFQTNVNGTEVRFFLYRKPDNNVVALFDACEICGPVGFFKGPNGGVICKNCAAPINPQTVGQAGGCNPIPLKATVAGDNLVIAQADLAEGAAHFKAQ; this is encoded by the coding sequence ATGCTCCAGGCACTGATCGTCACCCTTCGCGAAGGCGTCGAGGCCGCCCTCATCGTCGGCATCACCCTCGCCTACCTGGCCAAGATCGGGCGGCAGGACCTGCGCAAGAGCGTCTACGCCGCCCTGGCCGCAGGCTTTCTGGGCAGCATCGGCGTTGCCGTCCTGCTCTCCCGCACCGGCTTCAACCAGGACGTCTTCGAAGGCTGGGTCATGCTGGCGGCCGCTTTCTTCGTGGTCACCATGATCATCTTCATGGCGCGGACCTCCAAGGCGCTCAAGGGAAACATCGAGAGCAAGGTCGGGTCGTTGGCTACGCGGAGCTCCCGTATCGGACTGTTCGCCTTCGTCTTTATCATGGTGCTGCGCGAGGGAGTCGAGACCGTGCTGATCCTCTCCGCTGTCTCGCTCAACTCCACCGAGCTGATGAACTTCCTCGGGACCCTCGTGGGCGTCACCCTGGCGGTGGTTTTTGGCGTGATGTTCGTCAAGGGCAGCGTGCGCATCAACCTGGGCAAGTTCTTCAAGGTCACCACAGTGATCCTGGTATTTGTTGCGATCCAGTTGACCATCGCCGGCCTGCATGAGCTCTCGGAAAACGGCGTTCTTCCCTCCAGCAAGAAGGAGATGGCGCTCATCGGCCCCATCGTGCGCAACGACCTGTTCTTCTTCATTACGATCCTGGCCCTGGCCGCAATGATGGCGCTGTTCGAGTATCGGCGGCGCGTTCCCGTGGTCGCCCCCGACGCCTCCAGAGCGGAGCGCCGCAAGGCCAACTGGACGGCCCGGCGGGAGCGCCTGTGGATGGCCTCGATCTATGCCAGCTCGTTCCTCTTCATCCTCCTGGTGACGGCGGAGTTCATCTACGCCAAGAGCACCTCCGCGTTGTCGCCCGCGACCGAAGTGCAGTTCGTCAACGGCCAGGTCACGCTCCCGATCAACACGCTGGGTAAGGACGATTTCCAGCGCTTCCAGACCAACGTGAACGGTACCGAGGTACGGTTCTTCCTTTATCGCAAACCGGACAACAACGTCGTCGCTCTCTTCGACGCCTGCGAGATCTGCGGCCCGGTGGGCTTCTTCAAAGGACCGAACGGCGGGGTGATCTGCAAGAATTGCGCCGCGCCCATCAATCCGCAGACCGTGGGACAGGCAGGCGGCTGCAATCCCATCCCGCTGAAGGCCACGGTCGCAGGCGACAACCTGGTCATCGCCCAGGCTGATCTAGCGGAGGGCGCAGCGCACTTCAAGGCGCAGTAG
- a CDS encoding M48 family peptidase translates to MTPDLSRLFQEAHRELCPRTRMPEFQVEFYAFANINNTIRLRQDRLLVRLSDLLQGAPEAVLKAIVHILLAKIYRKQIEPACAQRYRRYISSRDLAAKSHVVRQVRGRKQRNGARGQVYDLHEIFDDLNRRFFHGLLGRPEMTWSRDHARKNLGHYDPAHNTIVVSRAFDRHEVPRCAIEYLVYHEMLHLKHPVKLRGSRRCFHSREFQAEEKLFPRLDEAKRFLQRM, encoded by the coding sequence GTGACCCCCGACCTCTCCCGCCTCTTTCAGGAGGCGCATCGCGAGCTGTGTCCGCGCACGCGGATGCCCGAGTTCCAGGTCGAGTTCTACGCCTTCGCCAACATCAATAACACCATCCGCCTGCGCCAGGACCGGCTCCTGGTGCGCCTCTCCGACCTTCTTCAAGGCGCTCCGGAGGCGGTGCTGAAGGCCATCGTCCACATCCTGCTGGCCAAGATCTACCGCAAGCAGATCGAGCCCGCGTGCGCCCAGCGTTACCGGCGCTACATTTCCAGCCGCGACCTCGCCGCCAAATCCCACGTCGTGCGCCAGGTCCGCGGGCGGAAGCAGCGGAACGGCGCCCGCGGCCAGGTGTACGACCTGCACGAGATCTTCGACGACCTGAACCGCCGCTTCTTCCACGGCCTGCTGGGGCGGCCCGAGATGACCTGGAGCCGTGATCACGCGCGCAAGAACCTGGGGCACTACGACCCCGCCCACAACACCATCGTGGTCAGCCGCGCCTTTGACCGCCACGAGGTCCCCCGCTGCGCCATCGAGTATCTCGTCTACCACGAGATGCTGCACCTGAAGCATCCGGTGAAGCTGCGCGGCAGCCGCCGCTGCTTCCACTCCCGGGAATTCCAGGCAGAGGAGAAGCTGTTCCCCCGCCTCGACGAGGCAAAACGCTTTCTCCAGCGGATGTAA
- a CDS encoding tetratricopeptide repeat protein: MAANRAIALLLLLALSLPAAAQSAGKDKAARPHRVPAQETDPSALVRDAEAAIDKNDYTTAEAKLQQATAADPKDYRGWYDLGFVYSSTDRKPQAIEAYRKSVDLKPDAFEPNANLGVLLAARGDADAEKYLRAATRLKPAMSKPEQGQARAWIALGLFLENRNPAEAIRAFQAASLLTPADSQPHLTAAMLLEKLGNYDDAEREFQAAIRLDPNSDQAQAGLANVYMRSKRLPEAETALRKYLERNPNNVNAHLQLGRILRELGHAPEARAEFETAAKLAPSDGAVLRELAAGYSLEGKFPEAETRYRALVQQQPDDPDLRYALGSVLLQQRNFPEAEQQILGAVKLKPDFPEAYGDLAVAAAENKHYELAIRALDERGRSLPEMPGTYFLRATSYDNLRAYPQAADFYHKFLVVSAGKYPDQEWQARHRLLAIEPKGKKN, from the coding sequence ATGGCCGCCAATAGAGCGATCGCGCTACTGTTGTTGCTGGCGCTGTCTCTGCCCGCCGCGGCACAGTCCGCGGGCAAGGACAAGGCCGCGCGCCCGCACCGCGTCCCCGCCCAGGAGACGGACCCTTCCGCTCTGGTGCGCGACGCTGAAGCGGCCATCGACAAGAACGACTACACCACCGCCGAAGCCAAACTCCAGCAGGCCACGGCCGCCGATCCCAAGGACTACCGCGGATGGTACGACCTCGGCTTTGTGTACAGCTCGACCGATCGTAAGCCGCAGGCGATCGAAGCCTACCGGAAATCTGTCGACCTGAAGCCCGACGCCTTCGAGCCGAACGCGAATCTTGGGGTGCTGCTTGCCGCCCGCGGCGACGCCGACGCGGAAAAGTACTTGCGCGCTGCCACCCGGCTCAAGCCTGCCATGTCCAAGCCCGAGCAAGGTCAGGCACGCGCCTGGATCGCGCTGGGATTGTTCCTTGAGAACAGGAATCCGGCCGAAGCCATTCGCGCATTCCAGGCAGCTTCCCTGTTGACGCCAGCCGATTCCCAGCCGCACCTCACCGCTGCCATGCTCCTGGAGAAGCTGGGCAACTACGATGATGCCGAGAGGGAGTTCCAGGCGGCAATCCGGCTGGATCCCAACTCCGATCAAGCGCAGGCGGGACTGGCGAATGTCTACATGCGCTCGAAGCGTCTGCCTGAGGCGGAGACCGCGTTGCGCAAGTACCTGGAACGCAATCCCAATAACGTCAACGCGCATCTCCAGCTGGGACGCATCCTTCGCGAACTAGGCCACGCCCCGGAGGCACGCGCCGAGTTCGAAACCGCGGCGAAACTGGCTCCGTCCGACGGGGCCGTCCTGCGTGAACTGGCAGCCGGCTACTCCCTGGAGGGAAAGTTTCCCGAGGCCGAAACCCGCTACCGCGCCCTTGTCCAGCAGCAGCCCGACGACCCCGACCTGCGCTATGCGCTCGGCTCGGTTCTCCTGCAGCAAAGGAACTTCCCCGAAGCAGAGCAACAGATCCTCGGCGCGGTAAAGCTGAAGCCCGATTTTCCGGAAGCTTACGGCGACCTGGCCGTCGCGGCCGCGGAAAACAAGCACTACGAGCTGGCCATCCGGGCCTTGGACGAGAGAGGGCGTTCCCTTCCTGAGATGCCCGGCACTTACTTCCTGCGTGCCACCTCTTACGACAATCTCCGGGCGTATCCTCAAGCCGCCGATTTTTATCATAAGTTCTTAGTCGTCTCGGCGGGCAAGTACCCCGACCAGGAATGGCAGGCGCGCCATCGGTTGCTCGCGATCGAACCCAAGGGGAAGAAGAACTGA